A section of the Enterobacter sp. C2 genome encodes:
- a CDS encoding rhodanese-related sulfurtransferase: MPVLHNRISNEELKARMLAETEPRITVSFYQYFTIIDPQTTRDALYKALTALNVFGRIYLAHEGINAQISVPESQFEALRACLYAFDPALDGLRLNVALDDDGKSFWVLRMKVRDRIVADGIDDPTFDASDVGDYLKAAEVNAMLDDPDAIFIDMRNHYEYEVGHFERALEIPADTFREQLPKAVDMMQEHKDKKIVMYCTGGIRCEKASAWMKHNGFNKVWHIEGGIIEYARRAREQGLPVRFIGKNFVFDERMGERISEDVIAHCHQCGTPCDSHTNCLNDGCHLLFIQCPSCAEKFKGCCSELCQTERELPEEEQRRRRAGRENGNKIFNKSRGRLNTKLGIPDPE; the protein is encoded by the coding sequence ATGCCAGTGTTACACAACCGCATTTCGAATGAGGAGCTGAAGGCGCGTATGCTTGCTGAAACCGAGCCGCGCATCACTGTCTCATTCTATCAATACTTTACCATTATCGATCCTCAGACCACTCGCGATGCATTATACAAGGCATTAACCGCCCTGAACGTTTTTGGTCGCATCTATCTGGCCCATGAAGGCATTAATGCGCAAATAAGCGTCCCGGAGAGTCAGTTTGAGGCTCTGCGCGCCTGCCTCTACGCCTTCGATCCGGCGCTCGACGGCCTGCGTCTGAACGTCGCGCTGGATGACGACGGTAAATCATTCTGGGTGTTGCGCATGAAGGTACGTGACCGCATTGTGGCCGACGGTATCGACGATCCTACCTTTGACGCCAGCGACGTCGGTGATTATCTGAAAGCCGCCGAGGTCAACGCCATGCTGGACGATCCCGATGCGATCTTTATTGATATGCGTAACCACTATGAGTATGAAGTGGGGCATTTCGAGCGGGCGCTGGAGATCCCGGCGGACACCTTCCGCGAGCAGCTGCCGAAGGCGGTCGACATGATGCAGGAGCATAAAGATAAAAAGATCGTGATGTACTGCACCGGCGGCATCCGCTGTGAGAAGGCCAGCGCGTGGATGAAGCACAACGGCTTCAATAAGGTCTGGCACATCGAAGGCGGTATCATTGAGTACGCGCGCCGGGCGCGGGAGCAGGGTTTGCCGGTACGCTTTATCGGTAAAAACTTTGTTTTTGACGAGCGGATGGGAGAGCGCATCTCTGAAGATGTGATTGCCCACTGCCACCAGTGCGGGACGCCGTGCGACAGCCATACTAACTGCCTGAACGATGGCTGCCATCTGCTGTTTATTCAGTGCCCGTCATGCGCGGAGAAGTTCAAAGGCTGCTGTAGCGAGCTGTGCCAGACGGAGCGTGAGCTGCCGGAAGAGGAGCAGCGTCGTCGCCGGGCGGGGCGTGAGAACGGAAATAAGATCTTCAATAAATCCCGCGGTCGTCTGAATACCAAATTAGGCATTCCGGACCCCGAGTAA
- the pyrC gene encoding dihydroorotase, producing the protein MTAQPQVLKIRRPDDWHVHLRDGDMLKTVVPYTSETYGRAIVMPNLAPPVTTVEAAIAYRQRILAAVPAGHDFIPLMTCYLTDSLDPNEVERGFREGVFTAAKLYPANATTNSSHGVTSIDAIMPVLERMQMLGMPLLVHGEVTHAEIDIFDREARFIETVMEPLRQRLPALKVVFEHITTKDAADYVREGNELLAATITPQHLMFNRNHMLVGGVRPHLYCLPILKRNVHQQALRELVASGFDRAFLGTDSAPHARLRKETSCGCAGCFNAPSALASYATVFEEMNALAHLEAFCSLNGPRFYGLPVNESYVELVREEEQVPESIALSDDTLIPFLAGERVNWRIRR; encoded by the coding sequence ATGACAGCACAACCCCAGGTTTTAAAAATTCGCCGCCCTGACGACTGGCACGTACATCTGCGCGACGGCGATATGTTGAAGACTGTCGTGCCCTACACCAGTGAAACCTATGGCCGCGCTATCGTGATGCCAAACCTGGCACCGCCGGTGACCACCGTCGAGGCCGCCATCGCCTACCGCCAGCGTATTCTTGCCGCCGTCCCTGCCGGGCACGACTTTATCCCGCTGATGACCTGCTACCTTACCGACTCGCTGGATCCCAATGAGGTCGAGCGCGGCTTTCGCGAAGGTGTCTTTACCGCAGCCAAGCTCTATCCGGCCAATGCCACAACGAACTCCAGTCATGGAGTGACCAGCATTGACGCTATCATGCCGGTGCTGGAGCGGATGCAGATGCTGGGTATGCCGCTGCTGGTGCACGGCGAAGTGACCCACGCCGAGATTGACATCTTCGATCGCGAGGCGCGCTTTATTGAAACGGTGATGGAGCCGCTGCGCCAGCGCCTGCCTGCGCTGAAGGTGGTGTTTGAGCACATCACCACTAAAGATGCGGCCGACTATGTGCGCGAAGGCAATGAGCTGCTGGCAGCGACTATTACCCCGCAGCATCTGATGTTTAACCGTAACCATATGCTGGTGGGCGGCGTGCGCCCGCACCTTTACTGTCTGCCGATCCTCAAGCGTAACGTCCACCAGCAGGCGCTGCGCGAACTGGTCGCCAGCGGCTTCGACCGTGCTTTCCTTGGCACCGACTCCGCCCCGCATGCGCGCCTGCGTAAAGAGACCAGCTGCGGCTGTGCAGGCTGCTTCAATGCCCCGTCAGCGCTGGCCAGCTACGCCACCGTCTTTGAAGAGATGAACGCTCTGGCACATCTTGAAGCCTTCTGCTCGCTTAACGGCCCGCGCTTCTACGGCCTGCCGGTCAACGAGAGTTACGTAGAGCTGGTGCGCGAAGAGGAGCAGGTGCCAGAAAGCATCGCCCTCAGTGATGATACGCTGATCCCTTTCCTGGCAGGCGAACGCGTTAACTGGCGGATCCGTCGCTAA
- the grxB gene encoding glutaredoxin 2 — MKLYIYDHCPYCLKARMIFGLKNLPVELNVLLNDDEATPTRMIGQKMAPILQKDDSRYMAESLDIVKYVDQLDGEPLLTGARKPAIEAWLRKVNEYTNRLLLPRFAKAPFDEFATPEARAYFTNKKEAAIGDFSEHLAHTPGLVKKISDDLRDLDKHIVQPNAVNGELSEDDIHLFPLLRNLTIVPGIVWPTRVADYRDNMAKQTQINLLSSIAI, encoded by the coding sequence GTGAAGCTCTATATTTACGACCACTGCCCGTACTGCCTGAAAGCCCGCATGATCTTCGGCCTGAAAAATCTGCCGGTGGAACTTAACGTGTTGCTCAACGATGATGAAGCCACGCCCACCCGTATGATTGGCCAGAAGATGGCCCCGATCCTGCAAAAAGATGACAGCCGCTACATGGCCGAGAGCCTGGACATTGTGAAGTATGTTGACCAGCTCGACGGCGAGCCGCTGCTGACCGGCGCACGCAAGCCAGCCATTGAGGCATGGCTGCGCAAGGTCAATGAGTACACGAACCGCCTGCTGCTCCCGCGCTTTGCCAAAGCACCGTTTGATGAGTTTGCGACGCCCGAGGCGCGCGCTTACTTCACCAACAAAAAAGAGGCCGCTATCGGCGACTTTAGCGAGCATCTTGCCCATACGCCGGGGCTGGTGAAAAAAATCAGCGATGATCTGCGCGATCTGGATAAGCATATTGTCCAGCCCAACGCGGTTAACGGTGAACTCTCTGAGGATGATATCCACCTCTTCCCGCTGCTGCGTAATCTAACGATTGTGCCCGGTATTGTCTGGCCAACCCGCGTCGCCGACTATCGCGACAATATGGCCAAGCAGACGCAAATTAACCTCCTCTCTTCTATCGCAATTTAA
- the solA gene encoding N-methyl-L-tryptophan oxidase yields the protein MKYDLIIIGSGSVGAAAGYYATRAGLKVLMTDAHMPPHQQGSHHGDTRLIRHAYGEGEKYVPLVLRAQTLWEQLAAESGEEVFIRSGVVNLGPANSDFLRNVVQSAQQFNLNVEQLDAAALMARWPEFRVPDDYIALFEANSGVLKSELAIKTWIRLAREAGCAQLFNCPVTAIHHHDDGVTIETADGEYQGAKLLVSAGTWVKQLLPALPIQPVRKVFTWYQADGRYSSKNNFPAFTGELANGDQYYGFPAEDDALKIGRHNGGQPISSEDERLPFGRVATDGSECFPFLRQCLPGIGGCLYGAACTYDNSPDEDFIIDTLPDSTSTMVITGLSGHGFKFASVLGEIVADFATGKTPAFDLTPFSLRRFMAG from the coding sequence ATGAAATACGATCTTATTATTATCGGTAGCGGTTCAGTGGGCGCGGCGGCGGGCTATTATGCTACCCGCGCGGGGCTGAAGGTGCTGATGACCGATGCCCATATGCCGCCCCACCAGCAGGGTAGCCATCATGGCGATACGCGGCTTATCCGCCACGCCTACGGCGAGGGCGAAAAATATGTCCCTCTGGTGCTCAGAGCACAGACGCTGTGGGAGCAGCTGGCAGCAGAGAGCGGCGAAGAGGTGTTTATCCGTAGCGGCGTGGTTAACCTGGGGCCCGCCAACTCTGATTTTCTACGCAATGTTGTCCAGAGCGCGCAGCAGTTTAACCTTAACGTTGAGCAACTCGACGCTGCGGCGCTGATGGCACGCTGGCCTGAATTTCGCGTGCCGGATGACTATATCGCCCTGTTTGAAGCTAACTCTGGCGTGCTGAAGAGCGAGCTGGCGATTAAAACCTGGATCCGCCTCGCCCGGGAAGCCGGTTGTGCGCAGCTGTTTAACTGTCCGGTGACGGCGATCCATCATCATGATGATGGCGTGACCATTGAGACGGCTGATGGCGAGTATCAGGGTGCGAAGCTGCTGGTCAGCGCTGGAACCTGGGTTAAGCAGCTACTTCCCGCCCTGCCCATTCAGCCGGTACGCAAGGTGTTTACCTGGTATCAGGCCGATGGCCGCTACAGCAGTAAAAATAACTTCCCGGCCTTTACCGGCGAGCTGGCCAACGGTGACCAGTACTATGGTTTTCCGGCAGAAGACGATGCGCTTAAGATAGGCAGGCACAACGGCGGGCAGCCGATCAGCAGCGAAGACGAGCGCCTGCCCTTTGGCCGCGTCGCTACCGACGGCTCAGAGTGCTTCCCGTTCCTTCGCCAGTGCCTTCCCGGCATCGGCGGCTGCCTGTACGGTGCCGCCTGTACCTATGATAATTCGCCGGATGAGGACTTTATCATCGATACGCTGCCAGACAGCACCAGCACGATGGTCATCACCGGCCTTAGCGGACACGGGTTTAAGTTTGCATCGGTACTGGGAGAGATTGTCGCTGACTTTGCCACAGGTAAAACACCTGCGTTTGACTTAACCCCCTTTTCACTACGACGTTTCATGGCAGGATAA
- a CDS encoding YceK/YidQ family lipoprotein, giving the protein MRIITVMIMAMLLSGCGSIISRTIPGQGHGNQYYPGVQWDVRDSKWRYLTVLDLPFSLVFDTLLLPIDAHHGPYE; this is encoded by the coding sequence ATGCGGATAATCACTGTGATGATAATGGCGATGCTGCTTAGCGGATGCGGCAGCATTATCAGTCGTACTATTCCGGGGCAGGGACATGGAAACCAGTACTACCCCGGCGTCCAGTGGGACGTGCGCGACTCAAAATGGCGCTACCTCACCGTGTTGGATCTCCCTTTCTCGCTGGTCTTTGATACGCTCCTGCTGCCTATTGATGCGCATCACGGACCCTACGAGTAA
- a CDS encoding YceO family protein, which translates to MRRLFTYLTENVREHLMAYIAFWLLLALIDFIYILYAG; encoded by the coding sequence ATGCGCCGGCTATTTACCTACCTCACAGAAAACGTCCGTGAACATTTGATGGCCTATATTGCCTTCTGGTTGCTGCTGGCCTTAATTGACTTTATTTATATACTCTATGCCGGATAA
- the mdoH gene encoding glucans biosynthesis glucosyltransferase MdoH has product MNKTTEYIDALSLSAEGKAALPTTDLRAVHEALDAEHRRYERDDDSPLGSVQARLEHSWPDSLAEGQLIKDDEGRTQLKAMPEAKRSSMFPDPWRTNPIGRFWDRLRGRDVPPRYLSRLTKEQQANEQKWRAVGSIRRYILLLLTIAQTVVATWYMKTILPYQGWALIAPEDMMGQDLLVSFMQLLPYVLQTGILILFAVLFCWVSAGFWTALMGFLQLLIGRDKYSISASTVGDEALNPQHRTALIMPICNEDVDRVFAGLRATWESVKATGNAEHFDVYILSDSYNPDICVAEQKAWMELIAEVQGEGQIFYRRRRRRVKRKSGNIDDFCRRWGSQYSYMVVLDADSVMTGDCLCGLVRLMEANPNAGIIQSSPRASGMDTLYARCQQFATRVYGPLFTAGLHFWQLGESHYWGHNAIIRVQPFIEHCALAPLPGEGSFAGSILSHDFVEAALMRRAGWGVWIAYDLPGSYEELPPNLLDELKRDRRWCHGNLMNFRLFLVKGMHPVHRAVFLTGVMSYLSAPLWFMFLALSTALQVVHALTEPQYFLQPRQLFPVWPQWRPELAIALFASTMVLLFLPKLLSIILIWCKGTKEYGGFLRVTASLLLEVLFSVLLAPVRMLFHTVFVVSAFLGWEVVWNSPQRDDDSTPWGEAFMRHGSQMLLGLVWAIGMAWLDLRFLFWLAPIVVSLILSPFVSVISSRATVGLRTKRWKLFLIPEEYSPPQVLVDTDRYLTLNRARSLENGFMHAVFNPSYNALATAMATARHRASQVLEIARDRHVEQALNETPDKLTRDRRLVLLSDPVTMSRMHYRVWSSPERYSSWISEYDALKTK; this is encoded by the coding sequence ATGAATAAGACAACTGAATATATCGACGCGCTATCGCTTTCCGCTGAGGGGAAAGCGGCGCTGCCGACAACGGATCTGCGCGCCGTGCACGAAGCGCTGGATGCTGAGCATCGTCGCTATGAGCGGGACGATGACAGCCCGCTGGGTTCAGTGCAGGCGCGTCTTGAACATAGCTGGCCGGATTCGCTGGCGGAAGGCCAGCTGATCAAGGACGATGAAGGGCGAACCCAGCTGAAGGCCATGCCTGAGGCGAAGCGCTCTTCCATGTTCCCCGATCCGTGGCGCACCAACCCGATCGGCCGCTTCTGGGACCGTCTGCGCGGTCGCGATGTGCCGCCGCGCTACCTCTCCCGCCTGACCAAAGAGCAACAGGCCAACGAGCAGAAGTGGCGTGCGGTGGGGTCTATCCGCCGTTACATTCTGCTGCTGCTGACCATTGCCCAGACGGTGGTGGCCACGTGGTATATGAAAACCATTCTCCCGTATCAGGGCTGGGCGCTGATTGCCCCGGAAGATATGATGGGCCAGGATCTGCTTGTCTCCTTTATGCAGCTCCTGCCTTACGTGCTGCAAACCGGGATCCTGATCCTCTTTGCGGTGCTCTTCTGCTGGGTGTCAGCCGGGTTCTGGACGGCGCTGATGGGCTTCCTCCAGCTGCTGATCGGTCGCGACAAATACAGCATTTCAGCCTCTACGGTGGGGGATGAGGCGCTTAACCCGCAGCACCGCACCGCGCTGATCATGCCGATCTGTAACGAAGACGTCGATCGCGTCTTCGCCGGTCTGCGTGCGACCTGGGAGTCGGTGAAGGCAACGGGTAACGCCGAGCACTTCGACGTCTATATCCTCAGCGACAGCTACAACCCTGATATCTGCGTGGCAGAGCAAAAGGCGTGGATGGAGCTGATTGCCGAGGTACAGGGCGAAGGGCAGATCTTCTATCGCCGCCGCCGCCGCCGCGTGAAGCGTAAAAGTGGTAACATCGATGACTTCTGCCGCCGCTGGGGTAGCCAGTACAGCTACATGGTGGTTCTGGATGCGGACTCCGTGATGACCGGCGACTGCCTGTGCGGTCTGGTGCGTCTGATGGAGGCTAACCCGAACGCCGGTATTATCCAGTCGTCGCCGCGTGCGTCCGGCATGGATACCCTTTACGCGCGTTGTCAGCAGTTTGCCACCCGCGTTTATGGGCCGCTGTTTACCGCCGGTCTGCACTTCTGGCAGCTTGGGGAGTCGCACTACTGGGGGCACAACGCCATTATCCGCGTGCAGCCGTTTATTGAGCACTGTGCGCTGGCGCCGCTGCCGGGCGAGGGCTCATTTGCTGGCTCTATCCTCTCTCACGACTTCGTAGAGGCGGCTCTGATGCGCCGCGCCGGTTGGGGGGTGTGGATCGCCTACGATCTGCCTGGCTCCTATGAGGAGCTGCCGCCGAACCTGCTGGATGAGCTGAAACGCGATCGCCGCTGGTGTCACGGTAACCTGATGAACTTCCGCCTGTTCCTGGTGAAAGGGATGCACCCGGTGCACCGCGCGGTGTTCCTGACCGGGGTCATGTCCTACCTCTCTGCACCGCTGTGGTTTATGTTCCTTGCGCTCTCGACGGCGCTGCAGGTGGTTCACGCCCTGACCGAGCCGCAGTACTTCCTGCAGCCGCGTCAGCTGTTCCCGGTCTGGCCGCAGTGGCGTCCCGAACTGGCGATCGCCCTCTTTGCGTCGACCATGGTGCTGCTGTTCCTGCCGAAGCTGCTGAGCATCATCCTTATCTGGTGTAAAGGCACGAAAGAGTACGGCGGATTCCTGCGCGTGACGGCCTCGCTGCTGCTGGAGGTGCTCTTCTCCGTGCTGCTGGCTCCGGTACGTATGCTGTTCCATACCGTGTTCGTGGTTAGCGCGTTCCTCGGCTGGGAAGTAGTCTGGAACTCACCGCAGCGTGACGATGACTCCACTCCATGGGGTGAGGCGTTTATGCGTCACGGCTCGCAGATGCTGCTTGGCCTGGTGTGGGCAATCGGCATGGCGTGGCTGGATCTGCGTTTCCTGTTCTGGCTGGCACCGATCGTTGTCTCGCTGATCCTCTCTCCGTTTGTCTCGGTGATTTCGAGCCGGGCGACGGTAGGCCTGCGTACCAAGCGCTGGAAGCTGTTCCTGATCCCGGAAGAGTATTCCCCGCCGCAGGTGCTGGTGGATACCGACCGGTACCTGACGCTGAACCGTGCGCGTTCGCTGGAAAATGGCTTTATGCATGCGGTGTTTAACCCGTCGTATAACGCGCTGGCTACCGCCATGGCAACCGCCCGTCACCGGGCAAGCCAGGTGCTGGAGATTGCCCGCGACCGCCACGTTGAGCAGGCGCTGAACGAGACGCCGGACAAGCTTACCCGCGACCGTCGTCTGGTACTGCTGAGCGATCCGGTGACAATGTCACGTATGCACTATCGGGTCTGGTCTTCGCCGGAGCGCTACTCCTCATGGATTAGCGAATATGACGCGCTGAAGACAAAATAA
- a CDS encoding YceI family protein translates to MKKNLLALTFGALLFTTGSAVAADYKIDTEGQHAFVNFRIQHLGYSWLYGTFKDFNGTFTFDEKNPAADKVNVTINTNSVDTNHAERDKHLRSADFLNVAKFPQATFASTGVKKDGDELDITGNLTLNGVTKPVTLEAKLIGQGDDPWGGVRAGFEAEGKIKLKDFNINTDLGPAAQEVDLIISVEGVRQK, encoded by the coding sequence ATGAAGAAAAACCTGCTGGCATTAACCTTCGGCGCGCTGCTGTTCACTACCGGTTCCGCCGTAGCCGCTGATTACAAAATCGATACAGAGGGCCAGCACGCCTTCGTTAATTTCCGTATCCAGCACCTTGGCTACAGCTGGCTGTACGGTACCTTTAAGGACTTTAACGGGACCTTTACCTTTGACGAAAAGAATCCTGCGGCGGATAAGGTCAACGTTACTATCAATACTAACAGCGTCGATACCAACCACGCCGAGCGCGATAAGCACCTGCGCAGCGCAGACTTCCTGAACGTAGCGAAATTCCCGCAGGCGACCTTCGCCTCTACCGGGGTTAAGAAAGATGGCGACGAGCTGGATATCACCGGCAACCTGACCCTTAACGGCGTGACCAAGCCGGTAACTCTCGAAGCGAAGCTGATTGGACAGGGTGACGATCCGTGGGGCGGCGTACGCGCAGGCTTTGAAGCCGAAGGCAAAATCAAGCTGAAGGACTTCAATATCAATACCGATCTGGGTCCGGCAGCGCAGGAAGTGGATCTGATTATCTCCGTTGAGGGCGTGCGCCAGAAATAG
- the dinI gene encoding DNA damage-inducible protein I — protein sequence MRIEVTIAKTTPLPPGAIDALASELSRRLQSDYPDTEGKVTVRYAAANNLSVLGGAKGDKERVSEILQQTWESADDWFTQD from the coding sequence ATGCGTATTGAAGTGACTATCGCTAAAACAACACCCTTACCGCCAGGCGCGATTGATGCGCTGGCAAGCGAACTCTCCCGCCGTCTGCAGAGCGACTATCCCGACACCGAAGGCAAGGTGACCGTCCGCTATGCAGCTGCCAACAATCTGTCTGTTCTCGGCGGTGCCAAAGGTGATAAAGAACGCGTTAGCGAGATCCTCCAGCAAACCTGGGAGAGCGCGGACGACTGGTTTACGCAGGATTAA
- a CDS encoding cytochrome b, producing MQMRNSARRYGAVSIALHWLVALVVYGMFALGLWMVTLSYYDGWYHQAPELHKSIGVVLMMGLVVRLIWRHVSPPPKALASYSRLTHVAAIGAHIILYALLFAIVISGYLISTADGQPISVFGLFEVPATLTDAGAQADLAGTLHLWLAWSVVILSVLHALAALKHHFIDKDDTLKRMLGKSSPDSGA from the coding sequence ATGCAAATGCGTAATTCTGCTCGCCGCTATGGTGCGGTCTCTATTGCGTTACACTGGCTGGTTGCTCTTGTAGTTTACGGCATGTTTGCCCTTGGCCTGTGGATGGTTACGCTGAGCTATTATGATGGCTGGTATCATCAGGCCCCGGAGTTGCATAAAAGCATCGGCGTAGTGCTGATGATGGGCCTGGTGGTTCGCCTGATCTGGCGTCATGTCTCTCCGCCGCCGAAAGCGTTAGCCTCTTACTCGCGTCTGACACATGTCGCCGCCATTGGTGCGCACATTATTCTCTACGCCCTGCTGTTCGCCATTGTGATCAGCGGCTATCTGATCTCTACCGCTGACGGTCAACCCATTAGCGTGTTTGGCCTGTTTGAGGTCCCTGCTACCCTCACCGACGCCGGTGCGCAGGCCGATCTTGCGGGTACCCTCCATCTGTGGCTGGCATGGAGCGTGGTCATACTCTCCGTGCTGCACGCCCTGGCCGCCCTTAAACACCATTTTATTGATAAAGACGACACCCTCAAACGTATGCTGGGTAAATCGTCCCCTGACTCTGGAGCATAA
- the bssS gene encoding biofilm formation regulator BssS has translation MVKNNEVIQTHPLVGWDISTVDSYDALMLRLHYQTPNHADRDDTEVGQTLWLTTDVARQFISILEAGIAKIESGDYQENEYKRH, from the coding sequence ATGGTAAAAAATAATGAAGTCATTCAAACCCATCCGCTCGTAGGGTGGGACATCAGCACCGTGGACAGTTACGATGCGCTGATGCTGCGCCTGCACTACCAGACCCCAAACCACGCCGACCGTGATGATACCGAGGTCGGACAGACTCTGTGGTTAACGACCGATGTTGCTCGTCAATTTATATCGATTCTGGAAGCCGGCATTGCCAAGATTGAATCTGGCGACTATCAGGAAAACGAGTACAAGCGTCATTAA
- a CDS encoding Kdo(2)-lipid IV(A) acyltransferase, with product MDNRKDQTHLPQFSAALLHPRYWLTWFGIGILWLIVQLPYPLLYRLGSGLGRLAMRFMKRRAHVAIRNLELCFPEMSANERHALAIKNFESTGMGLLETGMAWFWSDKRLARWMEVINFEPVYELQRQKRGILLIGVHFLTLELGARMFGMQTPGIGVYRPNDNPVIDWLQTWGRLRSNKSMLDRKDLKGMVKALKSGEVVWYAPDHDYGPRASVFVPLFAVDQAATTSGTWMLSRLSGAALVPFVPRRKADGKGYELVMLDPELSPPLDDAETTAAWMNKVVEKCILMAPEQYMWLHRRFKTRPEGVPSRY from the coding sequence TTGGATAACAGGAAAGACCAAACGCATTTACCCCAATTTTCAGCAGCGTTGCTGCACCCTCGCTACTGGTTGACGTGGTTCGGCATAGGGATTTTATGGCTTATCGTCCAGCTTCCCTACCCGCTCCTCTATCGCCTGGGCTCGGGTCTTGGCCGGCTGGCCATGCGTTTTATGAAGCGCCGGGCGCACGTTGCTATACGCAACCTTGAGCTGTGCTTTCCTGAGATGAGCGCCAATGAGCGCCATGCGCTGGCGATAAAGAACTTTGAGTCCACCGGCATGGGCCTGCTGGAGACCGGCATGGCCTGGTTCTGGTCAGATAAACGTCTTGCCCGCTGGATGGAGGTCATCAATTTTGAACCTGTGTACGAGCTACAACGGCAAAAGCGCGGTATTTTGCTGATCGGCGTACACTTTTTAACTCTGGAGCTGGGCGCACGCATGTTCGGGATGCAGACGCCGGGCATTGGCGTTTATCGCCCCAACGATAATCCGGTGATCGACTGGCTGCAAACATGGGGACGCCTGCGCTCCAATAAAAGCATGCTCGATCGCAAGGATCTGAAAGGCATGGTGAAGGCGCTGAAGAGTGGTGAAGTCGTCTGGTACGCGCCGGACCATGACTACGGCCCGCGTGCCAGCGTCTTTGTGCCGCTGTTTGCCGTCGATCAGGCCGCTACTACCTCGGGAACCTGGATGCTCTCGCGTCTCTCAGGGGCAGCGCTGGTTCCCTTTGTCCCGCGCCGCAAAGCCGACGGCAAAGGCTACGAGCTGGTGATGCTGGATCCTGAGCTGTCACCGCCGCTGGACGATGCTGAAACCACCGCCGCCTGGATGAACAAAGTTGTCGAGAAGTGCATTCTGATGGCCCCGGAGCAGTACATGTGGCTACACCGCCGCTTTAAAACCCGCCCCGAGGGCGTGCCGTCCCGCTACTGA
- a CDS encoding lipoprotein: MKKILFAAALVAGGLLAGCNQLTQYTVSEQEINQALQKHNNFSRDIGLPGVADAHIVLNNLVSAIGREDPGKVTLSGDAGLDLNSLFGSQQATVKLKLKALPVFNKEKGAIFLQQMEVVDASVMPQKMQPVVQTLIPYLNQALQNYFNQQPAYVLSEDSSKGEALAKKYAKGLEIKEGEIVIPFIN; encoded by the coding sequence ATGAAGAAGATTTTATTTGCCGCAGCCCTTGTTGCAGGCGGCCTGCTGGCAGGCTGTAATCAGCTCACCCAGTACACCGTCAGCGAGCAAGAGATCAATCAGGCGCTGCAAAAGCACAACAACTTTTCCCGCGATATTGGCCTGCCGGGCGTGGCGGATGCGCATATTGTGCTAAATAACCTGGTCAGCGCTATCGGGCGTGAAGATCCGGGCAAAGTTACGCTATCCGGCGATGCCGGACTGGATCTCAACTCCCTGTTCGGCAGCCAGCAGGCCACGGTTAAGCTGAAGCTCAAGGCGCTTCCGGTTTTCAATAAGGAGAAAGGAGCGATCTTTCTCCAGCAGATGGAGGTGGTGGACGCTTCGGTAATGCCGCAGAAGATGCAGCCGGTCGTGCAGACCCTGATCCCCTACCTGAACCAGGCCCTGCAGAACTACTTTAACCAGCAGCCTGCCTACGTCTTAAGCGAAGACAGCAGCAAGGGCGAAGCGCTGGCGAAAAAGTATGCCAAAGGGCTGGAGATTAAAGAGGGCGAAATTGTGATCCCCTTTATTAACTGA
- a CDS encoding MysB family protein yields the protein MTMYATLEEAIDAAREEFLANSPELDEESANIQQFNMQKYVLQDGEIMWQVEFFADEGEDGECLPLLTGEAAQSVFDGDFDEIELRQEWLEENTLHEWDEGEYQLQPPLDTEEGRTAADEWDER from the coding sequence ATGACCATGTACGCCACGCTGGAAGAAGCCATTGATGCTGCTCGTGAAGAGTTTTTGGCCAACAGTCCGGAGCTGGACGAAGAGAGTGCCAATATTCAGCAGTTTAATATGCAGAAGTATGTGCTACAGGATGGCGAGATCATGTGGCAGGTGGAATTTTTTGCCGATGAGGGCGAAGACGGGGAGTGTCTGCCATTGTTGACCGGTGAAGCCGCGCAGAGCGTTTTCGACGGTGACTTTGATGAGATCGAGCTGCGTCAAGAGTGGCTGGAGGAGAATACCCTTCATGAGTGGGATGAGGGTGAATACCAGCTCCAACCGCCGCTGGATACCGAAGAGGGTCGCACCGCAGCGGACGAGTGGGACGAGCGTTAA